One part of the Candidatus Methylacidithermus pantelleriae genome encodes these proteins:
- the cysK gene encoding cysteine synthase A: MQVNDSIIDTIGKTPLVQLRRITAGVPAAVLLKCEFFNPLGSVKDRIGMAMIEQAEKEGRLDPETVIIEPTSGNTGIALAFVAAAKGYRLVLTMPESMSIERRTLLALLGARLVLTPAAEGMRGAIERAEELRKEYGNAWIPQQFDNPANPDIHRRTTAEEIWQDTEGKIDIFVAAVGTGGTITGVGEVLKARKPQVKIIAVEPKDSAVITQTLRGEPIRPGPHKIQGIGAGFVPKNLNLKVLDEVLTVTNEEAYLMARRLASEEGILAGISSGANVHAALEVARRPENRGKVIVTVAASTGERYLSTALAEEARKRLSAA; this comes from the coding sequence GTGCAGGTTAACGATTCCATCATCGACACCATAGGGAAGACGCCGTTGGTCCAACTGCGCCGCATCACCGCTGGGGTGCCGGCCGCCGTGCTCTTAAAGTGCGAGTTCTTTAACCCGCTGGGTAGCGTCAAAGACAGGATCGGAATGGCAATGATTGAGCAAGCGGAAAAAGAGGGCAGGCTAGACCCCGAGACCGTGATCATCGAACCCACCAGCGGAAACACCGGGATCGCACTGGCTTTCGTCGCAGCTGCGAAGGGGTATCGCCTGGTCCTTACCATGCCGGAAAGCATGAGCATAGAGCGGCGAACTCTTCTAGCCCTATTAGGAGCCAGGCTGGTCCTGACTCCCGCCGCGGAAGGAATGCGAGGAGCGATCGAGCGGGCCGAAGAGCTTCGAAAGGAATACGGCAACGCCTGGATTCCCCAGCAGTTTGACAACCCCGCAAACCCGGACATCCACCGCCGGACAACGGCGGAGGAGATCTGGCAAGACACCGAGGGGAAAATAGACATCTTTGTGGCAGCTGTGGGAACCGGCGGCACGATTACCGGGGTCGGGGAAGTTCTCAAAGCACGCAAACCGCAAGTCAAGATCATTGCGGTGGAACCGAAAGATTCCGCGGTCATTACCCAGACCCTCCGAGGCGAGCCGATTCGCCCTGGTCCCCACAAAATCCAGGGGATCGGCGCCGGATTTGTACCAAAAAACCTAAACCTCAAAGTGCTGGACGAGGTCTTGACGGTCACCAACGAGGAAGCCTATCTTATGGCCCGCCGCCTTGCCAGCGAGGAAGGGATTTTAGCTGGGATTTCTTCGGGAGCCAACGTGCATGCGGCCCTGGAAGTAGCCCGGCGTCCGGAAAACCGTGGGAAAGTGATCGTGACAGTCGCAGCGAGTACTGGGGAACGTTACCTCAGCACGGCTCTGGCCGAGGAAGCCCGCAAGAGACTTTCGGCTGCTTGA